The following are encoded in a window of Bordetella genomosp. 10 genomic DNA:
- a CDS encoding 3-oxoacyl-ACP reductase produces the protein MKLNEQCILVTGGARGLGAAITRALAREGAAVAINYHRSEAAAQALATELGPRAIALQADVTDASAVGALFERSQAHFGRPIVSVVNNALADFRFDGDARPKIDEIAWSRFQQQIDGALKGCVNTLQAAVPAMRAARFGRIVNIGTNLFQNPVVPYHDYTAAKAALLALTRTAANDLGPDGITVNMVSGGLLRVTDASAATPAAVFDLIAGLTPLRSVTTPEELADVVAFFLSPWARAVTGQNLIVDGGLVKG, from the coding sequence ATGAAACTCAACGAACAATGCATCCTCGTCACCGGCGGCGCGCGCGGACTGGGCGCGGCCATTACCCGCGCGCTGGCGCGCGAAGGCGCCGCCGTGGCGATCAACTACCACCGCAGCGAGGCGGCGGCCCAGGCGCTGGCCACGGAACTGGGCCCCCGCGCCATCGCCCTGCAAGCCGACGTGACCGACGCGAGCGCCGTGGGCGCGCTGTTCGAACGGTCCCAGGCGCATTTCGGGCGTCCCATCGTCTCCGTCGTCAACAACGCCCTGGCCGACTTCCGCTTCGACGGCGACGCCCGCCCGAAGATAGACGAGATCGCCTGGAGCCGCTTCCAGCAGCAGATCGACGGCGCGCTCAAGGGCTGCGTCAACACGCTGCAGGCCGCCGTCCCCGCGATGCGGGCGGCGCGCTTCGGACGCATCGTCAACATCGGCACCAATCTCTTCCAGAATCCGGTAGTGCCGTATCACGACTACACCGCCGCCAAGGCCGCGCTGCTGGCCCTGACGCGGACGGCGGCCAACGATCTGGGGCCGGACGGGATCACCGTCAACATGGTCTCGGGCGGCCTGCTGCGCGTCACCGACGCCAGCGCCGCCACCCCGGCGGCGGTATTCGACCTCATCGCCGGGCTGACGCCGCTGCGCAGCGTGACCACGCCGGAGGAACTGGCCGACGTCGTCGCCTTCTTCCTCTCGCCGTGGGCGCGCGCGGTCACCGGCCAGAACCTCATCGTCGACGGCGGGCTGGTCAAGGGCTGA
- a CDS encoding GntR family transcriptional regulator — protein sequence MKSFRNQRISRRPLSDLLYEQVLERILSGELAPGASVSEAEVGAMFEVSRTPIREVLIKLGEQGLVDVFPQVGTFIAPIRIDEVTQAAFIRENLECALVREAAGKIDQAGVDALAAILREQEAAQQAGDMARFYQADEAMHARIAEIAGKPRVWRVIQQSKIHVDRVRRLALKQKLKASLVLEQHRRICDALAARDADGAAACMREHLHGVYEFVRKVAVDEMPASGGMKTGTKTGTA from the coding sequence ATGAAATCCTTCCGCAACCAGCGCATCTCCCGGCGTCCCCTCTCGGACCTGCTTTACGAGCAGGTGCTGGAACGCATCCTGTCGGGCGAGCTGGCGCCGGGCGCCAGCGTTTCCGAGGCGGAAGTGGGCGCCATGTTCGAGGTCAGCCGCACGCCGATCCGCGAGGTGCTGATCAAGCTGGGCGAGCAGGGGTTGGTGGACGTCTTCCCGCAGGTGGGCACCTTCATCGCGCCCATCCGCATCGACGAGGTGACGCAGGCCGCCTTCATCCGCGAGAACCTCGAATGCGCGCTGGTCCGCGAGGCGGCCGGCAAGATCGACCAGGCCGGCGTCGACGCCCTGGCGGCGATCCTGCGCGAACAGGAAGCCGCCCAGCAGGCCGGCGACATGGCGCGCTTCTACCAGGCCGACGAGGCCATGCATGCCCGCATCGCCGAGATCGCCGGCAAGCCGCGCGTCTGGCGCGTGATCCAGCAATCGAAGATCCACGTCGACCGCGTGCGGCGGCTGGCGCTGAAGCAGAAGCTCAAGGCCTCGCTGGTGCTGGAGCAGCACCGGCGCATCTGCGACGCCCTGGCCGCGCGCGACGCCGACGGCGCCGCCGCCTGTATGCGCGAGCATCTGCACGGCGTCTACGAGTTCGTGCGCAAGGTGGCGGTGGATGAAATGCCCGCGTCCGGCGGCATGAAAACCGGGACGAAGACGGGCACGGCCTAG
- a CDS encoding glucarate dehydratase family protein, whose amino-acid sequence MKITDVRVTPVAFRDPPVLNASGVHVAYALRAIIEVETDTGHVGLGETYGDLPILQNLEKVRAALVGLSPFDLNGLRRAVRTHIKTDLSQGFANLNPGTHAAKAGTNVFGAYEVAFLDAQAQIVGVPLVELLGGRCRDEVAYSAYLFFKQEKHLDDPYPADDWGPILTAEQLVGSARRMVRDYGFKSIKLKAGALDPDYEAECILALREAFPGYPLRIDPNANWRLETGRRIAARLKGVLEYYEDPVPGLAQMAQLHRETGVKMATNMVVTSMDEFRENVQLNGAQVILSDHHFWGGLLATRQLAQMCETFGYELSMHSNSHLGISLMAMTHVAASIPNLHFACDTHYPWKTEDLVEGGPVPFVDGCVRLTDAPGLGVKLDRAKLVELHRQYLDCGMRVTSEQGAYMRRYDPSFPLEKPRF is encoded by the coding sequence ATGAAAATCACGGACGTTCGCGTCACCCCGGTCGCCTTCCGCGATCCTCCCGTCCTCAACGCCTCCGGCGTGCACGTGGCCTACGCCCTGCGCGCCATCATCGAGGTGGAAACCGACACCGGCCACGTCGGCCTGGGCGAGACCTACGGCGACCTGCCCATCCTGCAGAACCTGGAAAAGGTGCGCGCGGCGCTGGTCGGCCTGAGCCCGTTCGACCTCAACGGCCTGAGGCGCGCGGTGCGGACGCACATCAAGACCGACCTGAGCCAGGGCTTCGCCAACCTGAACCCCGGCACCCACGCGGCCAAGGCGGGCACCAATGTGTTCGGCGCGTATGAGGTGGCCTTCCTCGACGCGCAAGCGCAGATCGTCGGCGTGCCCCTGGTCGAGCTGCTGGGCGGCCGCTGCCGCGACGAAGTGGCGTACAGCGCCTACCTGTTCTTCAAGCAGGAAAAGCACCTGGACGATCCGTATCCCGCCGACGACTGGGGGCCCATCCTCACCGCCGAACAACTGGTCGGCAGCGCGCGCCGCATGGTCCGGGACTATGGCTTCAAGAGCATCAAGCTGAAGGCCGGCGCGCTGGATCCGGACTACGAGGCCGAATGCATCCTGGCCCTGCGCGAAGCCTTTCCCGGCTATCCGCTGCGCATCGATCCCAACGCCAACTGGCGCCTGGAAACCGGCCGCCGCATCGCGGCGAGGCTGAAGGGCGTGCTGGAATACTACGAAGACCCGGTGCCGGGCCTGGCGCAGATGGCGCAACTGCACCGGGAAACGGGCGTGAAGATGGCGACCAACATGGTCGTCACCAGCATGGACGAATTCCGCGAGAACGTGCAGTTGAACGGCGCGCAGGTGATCCTGTCCGACCATCATTTCTGGGGAGGCCTGCTGGCCACGCGCCAACTGGCGCAGATGTGCGAGACCTTCGGCTATGAGTTGTCCATGCACTCGAACAGCCATCTGGGCATCAGCCTGATGGCGATGACGCACGTGGCCGCGTCCATCCCCAACCTGCACTTCGCCTGCGACACCCACTATCCCTGGAAGACCGAGGACCTGGTCGAGGGCGGACCCGTGCCCTTCGTCGACGGCTGCGTGCGGCTCACCGACGCGCCCGGCCTGGGCGTGAAGCTGGACCGCGCGAAACTGGTGGAACTGCACCGGCAGTATCTCGATTGCGGGATGCGCGTGACTTCCGAACAGGGCGCCTATATGCGCCGCTACGATCCGTCCTTCCCGCTGGAAAAGCCGCGCTTCTGA
- a CDS encoding Bug family tripartite tricarboxylate transporter substrate binding protein: MDLASKHPAHGGAAVMGRRRVLAALGGIGLAALTAYSALGAATARAADAAAVANWPEKPVRLIVPYPAGGASDVVARLMAKELNAVWKQPVVVENRAGANGNIGAAITAKAAPDGYTLLLMDVSSLTNSPALYPDLNYSPTKDLAAITIVEYSPHLLVVRKDFPANNLDEMIAYAKAHPGKLNFGETQGSITHLGGIVLAKQAGIDINFIGYKGGAQIATDLVGGQIDMTLNSYLATHALVEGGKVKMLAVASPGKFPPIPDTPVLKDRFPDFVTGSWQGLLTTGGTPPAIVEKIYKDVAAIVAKPDMQAKFAELGAVPVPGTPADFHKFLVEKTDFWTKVIKENHISVN, from the coding sequence ATGGATCTTGCGTCCAAGCATCCCGCGCACGGCGGCGCCGCCGTCATGGGCCGCCGCCGCGTCCTGGCCGCCCTCGGCGGCATAGGGCTGGCGGCGTTGACGGCATACTCGGCGCTGGGCGCGGCGACGGCGCGCGCCGCCGACGCGGCCGCCGTCGCCAACTGGCCCGAGAAACCCGTGCGCCTGATCGTGCCTTATCCGGCGGGCGGCGCTTCCGACGTGGTCGCGCGCCTGATGGCCAAGGAATTGAACGCGGTCTGGAAGCAGCCGGTGGTGGTGGAAAACCGCGCGGGCGCCAACGGCAATATCGGCGCCGCCATCACGGCCAAGGCGGCGCCGGACGGCTACACGCTGCTGCTCATGGACGTGAGCAGCCTGACGAACTCGCCGGCGCTCTACCCGGACCTGAACTACAGCCCCACCAAGGACCTGGCGGCGATCACCATCGTCGAGTATTCGCCGCACCTGCTGGTGGTGCGCAAGGATTTCCCGGCCAACAACCTGGACGAGATGATCGCCTACGCCAAGGCGCATCCGGGCAAGCTGAACTTCGGCGAGACGCAGGGTTCGATCACGCACCTGGGCGGCATCGTGCTGGCCAAGCAGGCCGGCATCGACATCAATTTCATCGGCTACAAGGGCGGCGCGCAGATCGCCACCGACCTGGTCGGCGGCCAGATCGACATGACGCTGAACAGCTACCTGGCCACGCACGCCCTGGTCGAGGGCGGCAAGGTGAAGATGCTGGCGGTCGCCAGCCCGGGCAAGTTCCCGCCCATCCCCGACACGCCGGTGCTGAAGGATCGCTTCCCGGATTTCGTGACGGGAAGCTGGCAAGGGCTGCTGACCACGGGCGGCACGCCGCCGGCGATCGTCGAGAAGATCTACAAGGACGTGGCCGCCATCGTGGCCAAGCCGGACATGCAGGCGAAGTTCGCGGAACTGGGCGCCGTGCCGGTGCCCGGCACGCCGGCCGACTTCCACAAATTCCTGGTGGAGAAGACCGACTTCTGGACCAAGGTGATCAAGGAGAATCACATCTCGGTCAACTGA
- a CDS encoding D-2-hydroxyacid dehydrogenase family protein, with product MTGDSSRVSPRAIVVLDDWENALRDGVDWRAIRRAADVTVHNVALRGAALEAALARADCVVLMRDRTPVDAGLLAKLPRLRHIVFTGTRNKTLDTAAAQRAGIVVSHTEWGPSKASTCEMTWSLILAATRRLPQLMLTPGRNVWRDPEAAAVLPDVLHGQRLGLIGLGQIGQRVAAVGRALGMEVVAWSPNMTPERAREHDARAVGLDELLASSRVVSLHLVPAAGTRRLLDRERLALMQPDSLLVNTSRAELVDTDALVEALRAGRPGFGAFDVFDSEPLPDGHPLLGLPNVLLTPHCGFVAKQVYAEFARGVQRNIEAWLDGADVPGTLAAAS from the coding sequence ATGACGGGGGATAGTTCGCGCGTTAGCCCGCGCGCAATCGTCGTTCTCGACGATTGGGAAAACGCCCTGCGCGACGGCGTGGACTGGCGGGCCATCCGGCGCGCCGCCGACGTGACCGTGCACAACGTCGCGCTGCGCGGCGCCGCGCTGGAGGCCGCCCTCGCGCGGGCCGATTGCGTGGTGCTGATGCGCGACCGCACGCCGGTCGACGCCGGCCTGCTGGCGAAGCTGCCGCGCCTGCGCCACATCGTGTTCACCGGCACGCGCAACAAGACGCTGGACACGGCGGCCGCGCAACGGGCGGGCATCGTGGTCAGCCACACCGAATGGGGACCGTCCAAGGCCAGCACCTGCGAGATGACCTGGTCGCTGATCCTGGCCGCCACGCGGCGCCTGCCGCAGCTCATGCTCACGCCCGGCCGCAACGTCTGGCGCGATCCCGAGGCGGCGGCCGTCCTGCCGGATGTGCTCCACGGACAGCGCCTGGGCCTGATCGGCCTGGGACAGATCGGCCAGCGGGTCGCCGCGGTCGGCCGCGCCCTGGGCATGGAGGTGGTCGCCTGGAGCCCGAACATGACCCCCGAACGCGCGCGCGAACACGACGCGCGGGCGGTGGGCCTGGACGAACTCCTGGCCAGTTCGCGGGTGGTCAGCCTGCACCTGGTGCCGGCGGCCGGCACGCGCCGCCTGCTCGACCGCGAACGCCTGGCCCTGATGCAGCCGGACAGCCTGCTGGTGAACACCTCGCGCGCGGAACTCGTGGATACCGACGCCCTGGTCGAGGCCCTGCGCGCGGGCCGGCCCGGCTTCGGCGCCTTCGACGTCTTCGACAGCGAGCCGCTGCCGGACGGCCATCCGCTGCTGGGCCTGCCCAACGTGCTGCTGACGCCGCACTGCGGCTTCGTCGCCAAGCAGGTCTACGCCGAGTTCGCGCGCGGCGTCCAGCGCAATATCGAAGCCTGGCTCGACGGCGCGGACGTGCCCGGCACGCTGGCGGCGGCGAGCTGA
- a CDS encoding MmgE/PrpD family protein — MALNTKIDADHNAPPVTRILAEYIVNHPSRGWDDAVEHEAHRTFMNWLGCAVGAAGHEAGEAALRAVQVLQPSAQASILGRSEQVDIASAALINGITSHTFDFDDTHLKTIIHPAGPVCSAVLALAELTGASGRQIIDAIVIGIDVSCRIGNMVYPHHYDRGWHITGSTGGFGAAAACARLLGLDADKTQMALGIAASQPVGLREQFGTMTKPFHPGGAASAGLMSALLAREGFTASKRAIEAPRGFAQVLSTKFDWNEITDELGKRFEISFNTYKPFACGIVIHPSIDACVQLRAQGVTAENLERIDLRVHSLVLELTGKKEPADGLQGKFSVYHGCAAGLIFGRASESEYADDIVTREDVVGVRRKVVATIDDNIDEASVDAVATLKDGRKVHVFVEHAIGSLQRPMSDQDLEAKFSSQADPVLGAGQVRKLMDACWKLGQAPDARGLVALARKGGQ, encoded by the coding sequence ATGGCCCTGAACACCAAGATCGATGCCGATCACAACGCGCCGCCGGTCACCCGCATCCTGGCCGAATACATCGTCAACCATCCCTCGCGCGGATGGGACGACGCCGTCGAGCACGAGGCGCACCGCACCTTCATGAACTGGCTGGGCTGCGCCGTCGGCGCCGCCGGGCATGAAGCGGGCGAGGCCGCGCTGCGCGCCGTGCAGGTGCTCCAGCCCTCCGCGCAGGCCAGCATCCTGGGCCGCAGCGAACAGGTGGACATCGCCAGCGCCGCGCTGATCAACGGCATCACCTCGCACACCTTCGATTTCGACGACACCCACCTCAAGACCATCATCCACCCCGCCGGCCCGGTCTGCTCCGCGGTGCTGGCGCTGGCCGAGCTGACCGGCGCCAGCGGCCGCCAGATCATCGACGCCATCGTCATCGGCATCGACGTGTCGTGCCGCATCGGCAACATGGTCTATCCGCACCACTACGACCGCGGCTGGCACATCACCGGCTCCACCGGCGGCTTCGGCGCCGCGGCCGCCTGCGCCCGCCTGCTGGGCCTGGACGCGGACAAGACGCAGATGGCGCTGGGCATCGCGGCCTCGCAGCCGGTCGGCCTGCGCGAACAGTTCGGCACCATGACCAAGCCCTTCCATCCGGGCGGCGCGGCCTCCGCCGGCCTGATGTCGGCGCTGCTGGCGCGTGAAGGCTTTACCGCCAGCAAGCGCGCCATCGAGGCGCCGCGCGGCTTCGCCCAGGTGCTGTCGACCAAATTCGACTGGAACGAGATCACCGACGAACTGGGCAAGCGCTTCGAGATCTCCTTCAACACCTACAAGCCCTTCGCCTGCGGCATCGTCATCCATCCCAGCATCGACGCCTGCGTGCAGTTGCGCGCGCAAGGCGTGACCGCGGAAAACCTGGAACGCATCGACCTGCGCGTGCATTCGCTGGTGCTGGAGCTGACCGGCAAGAAAGAGCCCGCCGACGGCCTGCAAGGCAAGTTCAGCGTCTATCACGGCTGCGCCGCGGGCCTGATCTTCGGGCGCGCCTCCGAAAGCGAATACGCCGACGACATCGTCACGCGGGAGGACGTGGTCGGCGTGCGCCGCAAGGTGGTCGCGACGATCGACGACAACATCGACGAGGCCTCGGTGGACGCGGTCGCCACGCTGAAGGACGGCCGCAAGGTGCACGTCTTCGTCGAGCACGCCATCGGTTCGCTGCAACGCCCGATGTCCGACCAGGACCTGGAAGCCAAGTTCAGCAGCCAGGCCGATCCCGTCCTGGGCGCCGGCCAGGTGCGCAAGCTGATGGACGCCTGCTGGAAGCTGGGCCAGGCCCCGGACGCGCGCGGGCTGGTGGCGCTGGCGCGCAAGGGTGGGCAATGA
- a CDS encoding Bug family tripartite tricarboxylate transporter substrate binding protein — MNRRSFLLSAGATAIGLPYAMPSFAASGYPDRPVTYIVPVAPGGGSDYVGRATANAVGKELGTTFIVENQSGGGGVIACQKTMRSKPDGYTLMQGYVATLGTSPATRKVPYDPVKDFTAVGMIGGTPNVLVVNAKLPVHNLKEFVAYAKSQTNVNYGSAGAGSLTHLLMELLQQQVGTHMVHIAYKGIAPAFTDLLAQQTQFMFPGLAAAVPHLRAGTVRAIALSGDTRNKAFPDVPTFKELGLPGFDDVLQWYGVSGPAGMDNGVVQTLNTALNKVLKDPDLTKALDTEAIVPMPMSPAQFAAYVSKDYERWSKLAKAQNIHLDA, encoded by the coding sequence ATGAATCGACGTTCCTTCCTGCTGAGCGCCGGCGCGACCGCGATCGGCCTGCCCTATGCCATGCCGTCCTTCGCCGCGTCCGGCTACCCGGACCGGCCCGTGACCTACATCGTGCCGGTGGCGCCCGGCGGCGGCAGCGACTATGTCGGCCGCGCCACGGCCAACGCCGTCGGCAAGGAACTGGGCACGACCTTCATCGTCGAGAACCAGAGCGGGGGCGGCGGCGTGATCGCATGCCAGAAGACCATGCGGTCCAAGCCCGACGGCTACACGCTGATGCAAGGCTACGTCGCGACGCTGGGCACCAGCCCGGCCACGCGCAAGGTGCCCTACGATCCCGTCAAGGACTTCACCGCGGTAGGCATGATAGGCGGCACGCCCAACGTGCTGGTGGTCAATGCCAAGCTGCCCGTGCACAACCTGAAGGAATTCGTCGCCTACGCCAAGTCGCAGACCAACGTGAACTACGGCTCGGCCGGCGCCGGCTCGCTGACCCACCTGTTGATGGAGCTGCTGCAACAGCAGGTCGGCACGCACATGGTCCACATCGCCTACAAGGGCATCGCCCCGGCCTTCACCGACCTGCTGGCGCAACAGACCCAGTTCATGTTCCCGGGCCTGGCCGCCGCCGTGCCGCACTTGCGCGCCGGCACCGTGCGCGCCATCGCCCTGTCCGGCGACACGCGCAACAAGGCCTTCCCCGACGTCCCGACCTTCAAGGAGCTGGGCCTGCCCGGCTTCGACGACGTGCTGCAATGGTACGGCGTCTCCGGTCCGGCGGGCATGGACAATGGCGTGGTGCAGACCTTGAACACCGCCTTGAACAAGGTCCTGAAGGATCCCGACCTGACCAAGGCGCTGGACACCGAAGCCATCGTGCCCATGCCGATGTCGCCCGCGCAGTTCGCCGCCTACGTGAGCAAGGACTATGAACGCTGGTCCAAGCTGGCGAAGGCGCAGAATATCCATCTCGATGCCTGA
- a CDS encoding GntR family transcriptional regulator yields the protein MKWLASTTGHVTFEDIKNTSLGKLVRDQLLNGILSGTYAPGQALRESELVEQLKVSRVPVREALRELESAGLVVSRKHSGVYVRELSDEEVKDLYQFRSLLDGHAGRMAAQLPDDEREELVRELDNCVDAMDAAIREGNAQAYYSLNLEFHWLFIEYAGNREIAKAYRDVIQKLHLARLKNLSNEAHRIRSNAEHRQIVDALRAVTSPAQAAEYAELLSRHVINAHDRLSVM from the coding sequence ATGAAGTGGCTCGCTTCCACTACCGGCCATGTGACGTTCGAGGACATCAAGAACACTTCCCTCGGCAAGCTGGTGCGCGACCAATTGCTCAACGGCATTCTTTCCGGGACCTACGCGCCCGGCCAGGCCTTGCGCGAATCGGAGCTGGTCGAGCAGTTGAAGGTCTCGCGCGTGCCGGTGCGCGAAGCCCTGCGCGAACTCGAAAGCGCCGGCCTGGTGGTCTCGCGCAAGCATTCCGGCGTCTACGTGCGCGAACTCAGCGACGAAGAGGTCAAGGACCTCTATCAATTCCGTTCCCTGCTGGACGGCCACGCCGGCCGCATGGCGGCGCAACTGCCCGACGACGAGCGCGAGGAACTCGTGCGCGAGTTGGACAACTGCGTCGACGCGATGGACGCGGCCATCCGCGAAGGCAACGCCCAGGCCTACTACAGCCTCAACCTGGAATTCCACTGGCTGTTCATCGAATACGCCGGCAACCGCGAGATCGCCAAGGCCTATCGCGACGTCATCCAGAAACTGCACCTGGCGCGCCTGAAGAACCTGTCCAACGAAGCGCACCGCATCCGCTCCAACGCCGAGCACCGCCAGATCGTCGACGCCTTGCGCGCGGTGACTTCGCCCGCGCAAGCCGCCGAATACGCCGAATTGCTGTCCAGGCACGTCATCAACGCCCACGACCGCCTGTCGGTGATGTGA
- a CDS encoding IclR family transcriptional regulator → MKAPVRAQARRSKADAANADAAADTGAVDAAGDKAGAKAADRAGKNTVQSLAKGFRVLEAFTAREPELTMADVARRCGMDNATAFRFLNTLVDIGYVQRVPDSRLFRLSFKVLDLGFNAIARSDLRARARPILRQLVGEVNEAASVGVLEGADVIYAERIQAGLTRLGVDIRIGSRVPAYSTAVGHAILAWLPRETQLQVLEARPRERLTDTTVTELPAILERLAAVREYGYALSNQETVSGLFVIAAPVLDPDGVPLAALSVAAPALNTSLSAFEASTAAPLVAAAAELSKALQTTGGFTSPRIT, encoded by the coding sequence ATGAAAGCCCCCGTCCGCGCACAGGCTCGCCGCTCGAAGGCCGACGCCGCCAATGCCGATGCCGCCGCCGATACCGGCGCCGTGGACGCCGCCGGCGACAAGGCCGGGGCAAAGGCGGCGGACCGGGCCGGCAAGAACACCGTGCAGTCTCTCGCCAAGGGTTTCCGCGTGCTCGAAGCCTTCACCGCGCGCGAACCGGAACTGACCATGGCCGACGTCGCCCGCCGCTGCGGCATGGACAACGCCACCGCCTTCCGTTTCCTCAACACGCTGGTCGACATCGGCTACGTGCAGCGCGTGCCGGACAGCCGCCTCTTCCGCCTGTCGTTCAAGGTGCTGGACCTGGGCTTCAACGCCATCGCGCGCTCGGACCTGCGCGCGCGGGCCCGCCCCATCCTGCGCCAACTGGTGGGCGAAGTGAACGAGGCCGCCTCCGTCGGCGTGCTGGAAGGCGCCGACGTCATCTACGCCGAACGCATCCAGGCCGGCCTGACGCGCCTGGGCGTCGACATCCGCATCGGCAGCCGCGTGCCCGCGTATTCGACCGCGGTGGGCCACGCCATCCTGGCCTGGCTGCCGCGCGAAACGCAGCTCCAGGTGCTGGAGGCGCGGCCGCGCGAGCGCCTGACCGACACCACCGTCACCGAATTGCCGGCCATCCTGGAACGCCTGGCCGCCGTGCGCGAGTACGGCTATGCGCTGTCGAACCAGGAAACCGTATCGGGCCTGTTCGTCATCGCCGCCCCGGTGCTGGACCCCGACGGCGTGCCCCTGGCCGCCCTGAGCGTGGCGGCGCCGGCCTTGAATACCTCGCTGTCCGCGTTCGAAGCATCCACCGCCGCGCCGCTGGTCGCCGCGGCGGCCGAATTGTCCAAGGCCTTGCAGACCACCGGCGGCTTCACGTCGCCTCGTATCACCTAG
- a CDS encoding dihydrodipicolinate synthase family protein, whose amino-acid sequence MSSIDFNGIIPAIAVPFNQDYSIDEPELKRFSRWLAGQPGIHALMTNGHTGEVFSLTPRERAHVTRLTVEAAGDICPVISSIVCEGINDAVEQAGMAKEAGARGLDIMPPHHWLRFGFKPEHCIDYFTAIGKASGLPLVVHVYPAWTRASFSCELLAELARSPHVAAFKIGTREMNKYARDLQAIREADPTKALLTCHDEYLLASMVQGIDGALVGFASLVPGLIHELLQAVRAGDLKQAMAVQARITPLKDAVYGAGEPTGEAHGRMKAAMARAGIIRSATVRPPTHAPSEKELRAIDAALLAAGLTVQAAA is encoded by the coding sequence GTGTCCAGTATCGATTTCAACGGCATCATCCCGGCCATCGCCGTGCCTTTCAACCAGGACTACAGCATCGACGAGCCCGAGCTGAAGCGCTTTTCGCGCTGGCTGGCGGGCCAGCCGGGCATCCATGCCCTGATGACCAACGGCCACACCGGCGAGGTGTTTTCGCTGACGCCGCGCGAGCGCGCGCACGTCACGCGGCTGACGGTCGAGGCGGCGGGCGACATCTGCCCCGTGATTTCCTCCATCGTCTGCGAAGGCATCAACGACGCCGTCGAGCAGGCGGGCATGGCCAAGGAAGCGGGCGCGCGCGGCCTGGACATCATGCCGCCGCATCACTGGCTGCGCTTCGGCTTCAAGCCCGAGCATTGCATCGACTATTTCACCGCCATCGGCAAGGCCAGCGGCCTGCCGCTGGTGGTGCACGTATACCCGGCCTGGACCCGCGCGTCCTTCTCGTGCGAACTGCTGGCCGAACTGGCGCGCTCGCCCCACGTCGCCGCTTTCAAGATCGGCACGCGCGAAATGAACAAGTATGCGCGCGACCTGCAGGCCATCCGCGAGGCCGATCCCACCAAGGCCTTGCTGACCTGCCACGACGAGTACCTGCTCGCTTCCATGGTCCAGGGCATCGACGGCGCGCTGGTGGGATTCGCTTCCCTGGTGCCGGGCCTGATCCACGAACTGCTGCAAGCCGTGCGGGCCGGCGACCTGAAACAGGCGATGGCGGTGCAGGCCCGCATCACGCCGCTGAAGGACGCGGTGTACGGCGCGGGCGAGCCCACCGGCGAGGCCCATGGCCGCATGAAGGCCGCCATGGCGCGCGCCGGCATCATCCGCAGCGCCACGGTGCGCCCGCCCACGCACGCCCCCAGCGAGAAGGAGCTGCGCGCCATCGACGCGGCCCTGCTGGCGGCCGGGTTGACGGTGCAGGCGGCCGCCTGA
- a CDS encoding ABC transporter ATP-binding protein: protein MWSNTQPRLHSVDAPAPRPPLIGMRAAAKTYETQTGAVRALDGVDLDIADGEFVSIVGPSGCGKSTLLRMLAGLDPCEEGELTLEGRRIDGPSRDVGVVFQAANLLPWLTVRQNIELPTRVGGRQGKSEVRVDDLLEMTGLADFGARYPYELSGGMQQRAGICRALVRNPRTLLMDEPFGALDALTRERMNLELQRIWQANGKTVILITHSISEAIFLADRVVVMSARPGRVLCDLKVDIPRPRGFDTIIGHPEYARLAREIRGLLNAQGDIE from the coding sequence ATGTGGAGCAATACCCAGCCCCGGCTGCACAGCGTGGACGCGCCGGCGCCGCGGCCGCCGCTGATCGGCATGCGCGCGGCGGCCAAGACCTACGAGACGCAGACGGGCGCGGTGCGCGCGCTGGACGGCGTCGACCTGGACATCGCCGACGGCGAATTCGTCAGCATCGTCGGCCCCTCCGGCTGCGGCAAGAGCACGCTGCTGCGCATGCTGGCGGGCCTCGACCCTTGCGAGGAAGGCGAGCTGACGCTGGAGGGCCGGCGCATCGACGGTCCCTCGCGCGACGTCGGCGTGGTCTTCCAGGCGGCGAACCTGCTGCCCTGGCTGACGGTGCGCCAGAACATCGAGCTGCCTACGCGGGTCGGCGGGCGCCAGGGGAAAAGCGAGGTCCGCGTCGACGATCTGCTGGAGATGACCGGCCTGGCCGATTTCGGCGCCCGCTATCCCTACGAGTTGTCCGGCGGCATGCAGCAGCGCGCGGGAATCTGCCGCGCGCTGGTCCGCAACCCGCGCACCCTGCTGATGGACGAGCCCTTCGGCGCGCTCGACGCGTTGACGCGCGAACGCATGAACCTGGAGCTGCAGCGCATCTGGCAGGCCAACGGCAAGACCGTGATCCTGATCACGCACAGCATCTCCGAGGCCATTTTCCTCGCCGACCGCGTGGTGGTCATGTCGGCGCGGCCGGGCCGGGTGCTGTGCGACCTGAAGGTCGACATCCCGCGCCCGCGGGGCTTCGACACCATCATCGGCCATCCGGAATACGCCCGCCTGGCGCGCGAGATCCGCGGCCTGCTCAATGCCCAGGGAGATATCGAGTGA